GCATCATCAAAAGTTACAACATGGAGGTACATAACTTTGTGCCAAGTTTGTTTACACACCAAAATAGTCAATGTTTCCAGCACAAAGGGCCTTCTGCTTGCTGTGAGGGAGATCCCATGCAACTGCAAAATCGCTGTGCAAGACAATGCTGCGCCTGACTGTATGCAAACAATAACTTCACAGGAAATCTCAGTTGAGAGAACAACAGTTTGTCAATACAGCTCCACTCAGGAGGAGATGAATGGGATCAGTTAAAGCGAGTTATTTGAAGCTGTGGCACGTTGGGCTATTGTCAGGATCTGAAtgttctgcagctctgctgGAATGCAAACAATAGTCCTCGCCATGATCCAGCTCTGTGAATATGGGCCAAGTATGGTAGTCTGAATCTAACGTGTGAATGCTCAAGCTGCCATCTTTTTTAGTACCACAGACAAGAAGTTACTAGTGCTCAAAGCTTgtagaacaaaaaaaagtttgattttatatccagtcacaaacacatttaccaTTCAGCAGATTTAGGTCGAAAGATTGGTGCACTTACGAGGTGCAAATGCTTGTAAGTCAGTTAAAGGTTTTCTTGCTGAACAAACCGAGTGAAGTGACCCAGAAGTATTGGAAGTGGCAGCCATGATAAGAGCTGGTTGAATTCTGTAAATGCTGAGGAAAGGTGACTCATTGCTACCCTTCTTATCTCCTTGAGCAAATGCTACACTGTAACATCCCTTACACAAGGAAGGTAATGGCGCCAAAGCGTTTGTATGTTTTAAGTATAGCACGCTGTACAAAAAGCCCAAATAATTTACAGTATTActagatgtttttttgtcaatttGGGCACTTTTGCTTCTAGATTGGTAGATTGGTTTGAGATTTTTTAGTTTgagattttttcattttaggaGGACCTACATTGCCTTGCCTCTCACACAAATGAAGAGCTGAAGGTGTGGCTGTACCTTTGTCTGTGACACTCTCTAAATCAACTTCCTCCGACACAGAACAACATCACATTAATCTATGCcataataaacaaatgttgCCATGGCGATCAAGCCAACTGAGGCACACCCTGGATGATAAATGGGtaaaagctttgttttctttttgcattggCCTAAACTGAGattgcagtgtgtttgtttacaggcaCATTTCAGCAGATTTATAATAAAGTGAAGCAAGTTTGTGGTTGAACTGTTTAACTGTTGGAGGGGCTGTGTTGTAACATTACACTGTAGGTGTCACGTAGCAAGACATATGAGAAAGCAGAAGTGGTAATAGTGGGGACTTGGGTGAGTTACTCAGTACCTTTTACATTGTTAACACTACTACACAGTAACATACACATTGAATCCACATCACTAAAGAGCAGGCCTGATGATGGACAGATGGTTGATGACTGTCCAGACTCTCTCTGACACAGCCATGACCGACACATTCAAGTCACGCCCTCAGGATTGAGATGATAACTGAGAGAAAACGTTGCTGGCTGTGAGCCTCGACAATCAGCTAAAGCTGCAGAATGTATTACTTTGCGTCTCAGATGTCAGCAGGTTGTTGAGAAAGCAAACACGACCAGATCAACAGATGTTCAGATCTGTGCTggatctgttttgttttttctgtagcTGTAGGGTGACAATGTTCCTGCCAAGATGTAGGCTGTATTGGCAGGCAACTTTCCAAGCGGACATATCCTCCCTGCCTTCATTGCTGGAAAGGTTTTGAATTTATGGAGGAGTAGACAAACTGCACCCTGAACCTGAAACCAGAGCTCGTATACCAATTTAAAAGAATTGTCAACTACATTCTCATTTCCCCATGAAAAATGGGAGTCTTAAGTTGACCACACTCTTTTGACTTAACAAGTCATACAAGTCAAAGGGTGGCAAAACCATAGGCAAATAAACCAAGAACTATCAATCATCTGCACTTGAATAGACTTAAAAATGGCAGAGCGTATTTCAAAAGAACCTGTCATCACCTTAATCAGATGATGAAAGGTGCCCCTCCTAGCTGTACTCAAAGAAGAACACAAAATGAAGCAACTCGTTTTTTTAGctgctattaaaaaaaaaacagaggctGACATGTAtctttttaaaggataagttcatccaaaaatgaaaattcagtcattatctactccccATACTGATGGAGTCAAGTGAATTTTCATAgcctacaaaacatttctggagcttcacagcaagctgagttgcagcattctcctaaacaattaAAGTAAATAGGGACGGGTCAATGCGGTTGATCTTGTGCAACCACTTCAGCGTGGgtgtgtgctaacgcttttagttTTGCAGCTTTAGGATTTCAGCTTTaggatgtaaataatgtatttttgaatcaatttgggatctcagggtttACCTGCTCTCTGTTTATGGGTTGGTAAATATGACACTATAATGCCTCCCCAGGTACTGCACCTTGGAAACATGCATGTGGGTTAATGATATGGACCAAAGGTTGCTATGACATAGGGAGGTGCAACGCGATAACAGATGGTGTCAATAGTGAGATATAAAGGTCACAAAGTATTTCATCTCTGCTCAGTCTACTGCATGTAAACAgaatgcatttgtttgttttttctacatTGACAGTGAGCGTCTCACCTGATTCCAAGGCCGACGTGCTCCAAGACGTTTGACAGCGAGACGTCTTTTGCTTGAAAGGGCTTCCTCTTCTCCTTGAACTCGTGTGCCAGGCAGATACGCCAGCCCTCCTTGGGGACGCCATATCCCATCTCCTTGGAGACGTACCTACTCATGAGGTCCGCTGTGGATTTCTCACCCCACTCTGTTGTCATTGTAGCAGGATACCCAGCTGTAGGGAGCTTAGAGTTGTGAATTGGAGCAAGAAAACGCTTGGGATGACAAACAGAGCAGTGTCACCACCTTTTGTCAATAGGGTTGGTTTACTGTGCCTTCACCAGGGAGTAAAAACACTGAGGAGGTAGTTGCATGTGGCCTAGATGTGTCTACGTGGATCAGTAAACTGAAAAGAGTCATTCCTGTGGGGTAAACCAGTTGACAAACTTTGCATACCCGGACAGGGATGGAAGGTTCAATAATTACCCCTTTAAGTAGGAGTTCCCTGAGCCATTATACAAGTATTACTGTCCACAAGAGCATTCAGCCTCTACAGCTCCAAGATgtcaatcagaatcagaatttccttattagtcccgcaaacggGGAAGTTTGGGACTGCAGCGATTTGCTCCGCCGTCACCCCCTGGGTTTCTGTTTTCAGAGATGTCAGACCCCTGTGAGCCTCCTCTGCATTCAGTCCGGATGTGTGCAGTCAGCAGCTGTAGCTGGCTGGAGGGATGACAGCGAAAGACCAACAGGAAGTACTGAGGATGCCGATCTCAGTCATTTAGCCGGGATACCTACAGTGACATCAAACAGGATAAAACgacatggttaaaaaaaaaaagtaaagctCACAGTTGCCGGTGTGCATACAGGAGGGCCGATACCAAGCATCTCAGTAACTGGTGGTTAGCTGCAAAGCCGcaaactaataacattaacaccTTAATAATTAATCATGCAACGTAAGCTAAACCAGAGCCCTGCTTTTAAAGCATTGGAACAATTTCTAAGTTTGCAAGACAACACACTgttaacagcagcagagaagagattattgtttttttttaaataccagCGAAACGGCGTCATCCCACTGTTGCTGCAGACCGACCTCTGTCAgctctgtagctgctgctaGCAAGGCGCTCTGTACATTTGTCAATGTGCAACCCGCGTCATTCTGCCCTCATGCAGGTCTCTCAGGTATCCATTTCTCCTAGGCTGCCTGTGGATACCGCCTCATTTCACCCTATTGGCCCTTCCGACCTCAACAACGACATAAAGTCTACCTAAAACTAAAAGCCGAAGATTATCTGATTGTTATTATTGGGGTTTGATGGAGTGAGAATCGGTTCACAACCTAGAAATACATTTGCCTGACAAGCTAAACTCAGGGATATAAAGCGCTATGGTCCGGCATAGCCGCTGCTAAGCCTGTACCATTTGGAGTGAAAAAGGGGGGGGTTTATATTCATCTCACTTATTAATCTCCCCTCCAGTTGACAGAAATCGACACATTTAGATAATTATACAATTGAAATAAACGTTTTAAAACGAGTTATGTTCATTGCGTAGGTTTTAGCGCACACAAGTAAAAGTTATTCGTAAATTGTGAGCTTACGCTTCCCTATAGTTACCATAGCAACAGTCCGACTCTCGGTAACTGTGCCACGTGACGTTGTGTGAATGGCCGACCAAAAAACATTAACGAAATCCTACACTGCCgttttaatctttaaaacacatttaatctAGATTGAAATAGCAACGAGACGATAAACAGTATATATAGTTCAGTAACATGTATTTTTAGTGACGTGTGCTGTTATTCTTTCGGAGTTTGGTTTTCCTTGGTTCGTGGTTGGTCGCACAGCAGCGGACGTAGTGTAACATACTTGTTTACTTTAGCTggaatgctagctagctagctagacAAGCTATGCCTAGGTGTTCTGGAAAAGCAGTCAACTTTTCTAGTGTTTTACTCGAGAAGTGAATTACGTTAAGCCTTGGGATAAGACAACGTCTTCGGCTTGCCGCAGTATCGTTTGAGGCCAAGGTATGTGTGTTAAATCAGCCGTAAAACAACAGCTGTTAGCAGGCAGCACCAAACAAGTTAACTTCTGTCTGCAGTCTGACCGGAACACATTCATGATTGTAACGTCAAGCCGCGTGTTTACACACATCTCAGCTGcagtaaacaaaatattttggaCTCCATTcgcattttgttaatttgttaaCGTAGTTTTGTTCTAATGATGCAGATGATCGAGGTGGTGGCCTCCATGGCCCGAGGCCCCGTGTTTCTGGCCGGGGAGCTCATGGAGTGTCTCATAACATTCACCAACCCGATGTCCCACCTCTCCACCTCTGCCAGCAGGTAGGATTGAACTCCTTCCACCTCTTCAATAATCATAGACCTGAACATAGACAGGACGATGCCAGCTTCTGTCTTTGAATTGGTAGCATGGTATAAACATTTCCCCAAAAAAACTATTGAAACTTTTTGAAATGAGAATTCAAAGCTTCAAAATGCatccaaataaacaaaaatcactaCACAGAACCATATATTAAACATAATCAAGATAGAAGATAAAGGTCCATGAGTGCTAAAACAGGGGGCTGGTTAAGATGAATGGAAACTGTCATTTCTTCTGTGTAGGACCTTCCAATGTTTTCTCTGTAAATATGTGAATCTGTTACCCCATGTTGACTGTGGCCATGTTAAATCAATCATTTAATCAATCACTCTGTAAATGTCCTTGTGTAATCCTTGTTTGCTGGCTGTGTCCCAGTGAGATGCTCGCATGGGCCAGTGCCCAGATCCATTGCCAGTTTCATGCCAGTGAGGGCAGAGTGGCCCTGCCGGCCCAGGGCAACAAACAGGACGTCCAGGCAGAGAGCGACACGGTGCTCATCCCAAGCAGAGGTTAGTGGTAGGAGGAAAAACATGGAACCTGAGATAGTCAGAAATGAGTACATTTACATGAATTATGGGCAAAGATTTACATAAACAGTTGGGTTTTGCTGCAAACTAAACAAGTCTTCAGACAAAAAAATCTAAGAGGTTCTGGATGTTATTGCTTCATGTGTATTATGCCTTGATTTGCCTCAAAACTCATTTCTTTCATCTACAGGAGAGCGAGGGCAGTGTGTGCTGGACACACCACCCAAGATATTATTCTGTGACCTGCGCCTGGACCCCGGGGAGAGCAAAACATGTAAGTGTAcacatgtgtgaaaaaagtaatgACCTGTAAGTGtcataaaactgtgaaaaacataacttttaaagaaataaatgaaaacctCGGTGCTTGCATGCCTAACTGATaacaactttacatttttccCAAATGGTCATGTGACATTcataaaataacatttgtttaagtgtgtgtaaCTTAATAATCTGACATGTGACTCACTTTCCCACAGATTCATACAGTGAGATCGTACCCATAGATGGCCCTCCCAGTTTCCGTGGTCAGGCGGTGAAGTATGTCTATAAGCTGACCATCGGCTGCCAGAGAGTCAACTCTCCCATCAAACTTCTCAGAGTTCCCTTCAGAGTGCTGGTTCTGCAAGGTGAGAGGGATTTTGACTATTTACTGCAAAGCTTCCAGTGCTACTGAGGTTAGTCATTGTAGTTTTGCTTCCAAAGTGCCTGGAACTTTTTGTAATCGGGACTAACTTTGCAGGAACTTAATGTTTCTTCCTCGTGCTGTTGTTTCCATTTTAATCTAAAGACCAGTGAAGATTATGCGAATTACTGTGCTGACATATTAAATagtcgtttttttttgtttactacacaTTAACGAGGCCTGAACTTTTTCATTGGTCCATCTGTTATATTCTTTCCTCTGTAACTCCATGTTGAGGTGGGGGGGAGAAATAATATCATCAGAACTTAATTTAGAAGCTGGTCACTGTGGTGGCACTACACTGAGTTCCTTCAAAGTTTTCTGGGGAAAGTACCTGTGGTTGAAATGTGGCTTTTGAAACCACAGGAGTGGTGAAATGTTGACTTCTGCCCTAACATGCTTTTTCGTGAGGAACAGATTAAATCAAAACGGAAAAAAATCCACTACtatcacactgtaaaatctCAAATGTTTTCCTAATGATCCTCTAGGCATGCCAGACCCTCCATTTCCCCAGGATGAGGAGGTCTCCCCCTCCAACCCGTTTCTGGAGGAAGAGGATGCGAGCCGCAGGGATGCTCGGCCTTTAGAGAGAGCGCTGGACATGCTGATGGTCACCACCTCCAGACGCTGCCCCCGTGAGTCTTGAGTCCTCATTCAAATTTTAAGCAGCGTAATATCTCTCTAGTTCTTTTCTTAAACATAAAgctttttgccattttaaaatcttttttattgCCATGTTTTACATTCTTTCCTTTGACACATCTTTTATCCACAAGAAGAATTTAAGTTTATTGGaagtaaagaaaacaatctGTTTCATCACAAGCTTTATTGTTACATTCATGTCATTAATAGGTGTCTTTCTAAACCATCATAGCAGCTAATTTCAAGCTAGATTTGTCATGATAACATATCGTAAGCACATGTATTTAAATGGAAAGTAATTCCATTATTAATGTGGATGTCCACAtttgttcctttgttttgtCCAGACATGTTTAATATCACCAACATGCGTGGGAAAGTTGCAAAGTTCTGCATCTTCAAGACTGTTTACAGACTTGGGGAGGACATCATCGGCACATTCAACTTCTCAGAGGGAGATATTCCCTGCTTGCAGGTGTGTTCCCTGTACTTAGTTTATTGGCAACATTAgtttttactgtttaatcagTGAATAGATTATAATATCCTGTATACCTGTGTTTATGTTTTCCAGTACTCAGTGAGCCttcagagtgaggaggagatCCAGAAGGAGTACCAGCGGCGTCCCGGGCAGGCCGTCAGTGTGACTGGACACGGACGACACATGGAGTCCTGCCTCCACACGGCCTCCAGCCACTTCTCTCTCCCTATCCCCCTCAACGTCACTCCAGGTTTCAGCACCGAAATAGGTCAGTTACCAGGAGGctgaaacatgtttgtcttAAATGTGACCTCACATATTAATAGATTCAGTTTCTTTTCCAAATATATGATGTTTTCCCTTAAAGCTGAAGTAATTTGCAGCAACACAAGTATCTAATTATTTCCAGAGAGGTGTGGAAAACTCTATGTGGTTTATTGagtattttatttacaacatttaagGAGATATTTAGCAACTTATTAGTTCCTTTTACTGATTGTATGTGTCAGGTGCTCCTATCATGATCCTTTCTAACTACACAATATTAAAAGTTGAACTGTTAAATATCACACAACAACTtaacaacacacattttaactctGCCTCTACAGTGATCCTGAGGTGGCGGCTGCACTTTGAATTCGTCACCGCCCGGGAGCCGATGGAACCGCCCACAGTTCTGCAGAACCAATCGGAGGTCACAGTTTGGAGCGGGGCGGAGCACGTCGACGTGGATACCTTCAGCTGGGATCTGCCAATCAAAGTCCTGCCCACCAACCCGGCCTTAGCATCCTACATGTCCCACTTCACAGGGACCAACAGCATTAATATCTGACTCGTACGTGTGATCATCAGGGGTTAATGTTGTGGTTCTGAGGGCAttgacagatgtttgtgtgtgtgtgtgtgtgtgtgtgtgtgtgtgtgtgtgtgcgcgtgtgcgtgaAGGAGAGCGGGacactttattttctctccagatgagaaatgtttgtaCAGAGGTGAACATTTCAGGACAAAAGAgcatattttgttgttatttccaTGGTATATGCAGAGCCAGTGATGGATTCCATATGTAAAGTATGCAGCTTatgttttgcctttttctcaTGCATTTTCCAGTGCGTCTTAACTTCTAATACATCTTTCCTTTTTGGACCTCGTTGATCTCATGAAGTGCAACTCTCTGcgttactgtatttattttatttcctttattaaCTTGTACACTCGTCCTTTATCATTTTATCAAACAACTGTTTCTTAATCCGTATTTTTACCGTTTAACTGGTGTGTTTCTTCTTTAAGCTTGAGCAGCGGCTGTATTGAGATGTAAATACTACAAgagaaaaatgaattaaaagtgtGATTTAAATTTGATAGATTACGTGTGAGAAAAGTCATTCACAGAATACAACATCATTTCTCCTAAacaagatttttatttggatggTAAATGAGTTACAGCAGAGAACAGGTCAGGAAtagttatacagtatatattaatGTACGTACAGTATATATTTGCTTATATGTACAATCAGCCATTATTGGAATAATTAAAGAAATGGCATTTGGCTTTATATAAATGTTCAGATCTGCAGGACGAAAACCTCCCCAAACAATCTGTATTACAATAAAGTTATGcagctttttctctttttagtaTGTAGCTCATATCAGATATTTATCAGACAAATATCCTACTATAATAACTAACATAAAACATATAATGAAAGTGAAgttaaatgtaaagaaaactgATCCTTAAAATTtctaaatgtgttaattagctAGAAAATACTGCAGTTTTACTTGAATGTTTTCACAGACTCACATTTCCTTCATTGATGATGCAATCCAACAACTACAGatgctttttaaagttttatatcAGTATTCTATGTGTGTAAAAATGGTTACTGGTATTTAACTGTAGTGAGAATTGGTTTCACAGGCAAACATTGAAAAGATGGTTGCTGGTCTGAGTGGTTCTCTACCCCTCCAGCTGTTGCTGCAGCTGAAGCAATCCGTGACTCGGGTCCTTGATGTCGTCACCTGGCAAGCAGGGCAGACGAGGGTCGGCTGTCTGCACCAGAGACACTCTGCAGGTCACTGGCTCCACCCGCACCTCACACCACGCAGGGAAATCCACCGGCCGATGCACCCTGGACAGTTATCGAGGTAAAGGAGAAGAGTTTTTCAAGAACTCTTACAGCTTCAACACTTCCTTACATTCTCCACTAGACTGTAAACTCGTAACACTGCTTGACTCAGTTTCTTCTGTGGTTCAGCAGTGTCACACAGTAAAGTACCTGCAGGAAAATCAACAACCATCAAAGGAGGTGGCAGGCTGTGGTGTTGATCTTCCAAAACACTTCAAGAAAAGTGCCTGAATAAGAGCATACTGTTCTAGAGCTGTAAATACTTAATGAAATTCAGTTAGTACAATTATGCAAGCACTGTactgaagtagaagtagaaggTACTTTTATacttactttatacttctactccactgcgagaaatattgcaatattaatTCTCATCACAACAGTATATAGAAATGTTCAACTGAGCCTtggaaaatgctgtttttatcaGTAGTGATAATATCATGAAAGATGCTGCAGAATGAATAGGTCCATTTTGCATCATGACTACTTTTAATGTAAATACTTTAAGGTACATTTTGCTGCTTGCAGTTAAGTAAAATACTTCACTCAGGTAGGGAACCTGGATACTTGTACGCTGTGTTACGACCAGCTCGTAGGCCGCAACAAAGGAGGAGATGTGCACAAAGCAGTTGCAAACAAACCAcaatttattaaagtaaattacTTAACCATATGGGTGTGGAAGTCAGTATCAGGAGTGtaggtgagtgtgtgggtgttatGATCAATGTGTGGTGCATGTTGTTAGTGCAAAATAAGGCAACGCAAAGAAAGACAAGACCAGCACGCTGGTCTGGTGCTAAGTGGAGGGAGCGGAGCAGAGAGATCTTGCGTCTGGGAAGGCGGGGTTAAATAGGCCTAACTGGGAGCGCTGGCCAGGTGCTCCCTGTCAACCTAATGACACAACTGCTTCGGACctgcaaacaagcaaacaaacaaaccaacagtgcACTGTACACAGAACCCAGGCCTGGGGCCGTCACACCCCCCCCCATAAAGTCAGGGTCCCCAAAGGGAACCCTGGCTCCCAAACTGCCAAGCTCTATACTTATCAATAGCTACATTCATTCTaacctaataataataataataataataataataataataataacaataataacaataacaacaacaagatAGAAACAAACCCCTCACCGCTTATGTCCCTCACAAACTTCAGTTCTCCCACTACCTCAGCAACTGGATCCCTGAAGCAAATTTAAGAGGAGAGCGAGACCAAGAAAGATGGGATCAAAAGTGGaaggcaaaaaaacaagaatacatATTACACAATCATTCACAAGGGGCCCGAGACAACGCATCCGCCACTACATTGTCCCGTCCCTTGATATGGCGAATATCGAGGCTGTAGGACTGGAGGAAGAGAGCCCAACGAATCAACCTCTGATTGGGAGACTGCAAAGAGCTCAAGAAAGTTAAAGGATTATGATCTGTGAAGACCACCACAGGTGAAGAGCTGacatacacattaaaatgctgcaaaGCTAGAATCAATGCCAAAGTTTCTTTCTCAATAACAGAATAGTTCAGTTGGTGTCTGTTGAACttcctagaaaaaaaacacaatggttTATCCACCCCAAGGTCATCAGCCTGCAATAGCACTGCGCCTGCGCCCACAGCACTAGCATCCACCTCCAACTTGAAAGCTCTATCCCAATGTGGAGCAGCCAGAACAGGAGCATTACAGATCAAGGCCTTAACGTTCTGAAAAGCAGACTGACACTCTGGAGACCAAACATACTTTACTTTGGATTTCAACAGATTTGTCAGGGGCGCAACAACTGTAGAAAAATTCCTGCAAAAACACCGGTAATATCCAACTAGCCCCAGAAAACGCATCAGCGCCTTCTTAGTTGGAGGCGGGGCATAGTCGTCAATAGCCTGCACCTTTGCACGCACCAGAGACACTGTGCCCTGCCCTACTACTCGCCCCAAGTAAGTCACTGTGGCCTTGGCAAACTCACACTTTGCCAGGTTTATCGTTAACTGTGCGCGAGCTAAGCGGTCGAACAGTTGTTCAACACGGTCAAGATGGTCATTCCAACTATCCGAATAGATGACCACGTCATCCAAATACACCGAGCAACCTTCCAGATCTCCAACTACCATATTCATGAGGCGTTGAAAGGTTGCTGGTGCATTCCGCAAACCAAAGGGCATTACAGTATATGCATACAAACCAGTGGGCGTAATAAACGCAGCaatctccctcgctctctctgacAACGGGACCTGCCAGTACCCTTTTAGTAGGTCAAACTTGCTAACATATTTAGCGGACCCCACCTGATCAATACAGTCCTCCATCCTAGGGAGCGGGAAAGCATCCGGCTTTGTCACATTGTTAACCTTACGGAAATCTGAACAAAACCGCGGCGTGTTATCGGACTTAGGCACCAAAAGACAAGGAGACGCCCAGCTAGAAGAAGACGGCTGTGAAATGCCATTATGAAGCATATACTTGACTTCAGCGTCAAGGTACTTACGTTTCTCCGGATGGACACGATAAAACCTCTGCTTTATGGGTTTACAATCCCCAACATCTATATCATGCTCCACCAAATGTGTACGCGTAGGTGTATCACCAAAAAGACCTGGATACCTCCTTATCAAGTCAGCTAATTGACCACGCTTCGACACATCCACATGACACAGCAAACCATCCAGATTCTGCAAAGACTCAGAGTTCTTCAGACGACCACACAGTACAGCTTCATCAGGACCCGGTAAGTCATCTTCCTCTTGCCCTGCCACAGCATGAGGAgacaccgacacacacatacaaacagggTGGGCACCAGACACCTGCGCTTTCTGCTCCATTAACTGCGATGCACGAGTGTAGTACGATTTTAACAAGTTAACATGACAGAGCTGAGTAGGTGACCTGCGATCGGGAGTAGTTATCACATAGTTCTGATCTGAGACCTTCTTCACCACTGAATATGGGCCAGAAAACTTAGCCTGAAATGGAGAGGTAACAATAGGCAAAAGAGCAAGCACCTGATCCCCAGGGAGGAAAACACGATTCTCTACCTGGCGATCATAAAGTTTTTTCATCTTGCCCTGCGCAGACGTCAACTTACTCTTGGCCACCTCCTGGGCCTTATACAGTCTGTATCTAAATCCATTTACATAGTCAATAAGGTTTTGGGGTGGTTGTACTTCCTTCCAGCTATCCTGCAAAAGCGCTAAAGGACCCCTGACAGTATGGCCAAACACAAGGTCGTTAGGGCTGAATCCGGTACTCTCCTGGACCACCTCTCTAgcagacaacaacaaccatgGCAAACCGGCTTCCCAATCTCCGTCCATTTGAATGCAATATGCGCGCAACATGGATTTGAGCGTTTGATGGAACCGCTCTAAAGCCCCTTGGCTCTGCGCATGGTAAGCAGATGCCTGATTGTGACTGATACGTAGCTGTTTTAAGATCTGTGCAAATAAATGAGAGGAAAAATTTGACCCCTGATCAGACTGAATGATTCTGGGAACTCCgaagatggaaaaaaactgtGATAACGCACGCACCACAGACCTGGCCGTTATTGTGCGCAACGGGTAAGCTGCTGGATACCGTGTGCTCTGACACATCACTGTTAACAGGTAAATTGCACCCGACCTAGACTGAGGCAACGGGCCTACGCAGTCAATAATAAGATGTTCAAAAGGCTGACTTATGGCTGGTATCGGACACAGTGGAACGGGCTTCAGGTTCTGATTAGGCTTGCTGGTTAGCTGACATGTATGACATGATTTTATATACTCAGCAACGTCTCTCTTCATTCGCGGCCAAAAAAAATACCTTAGGATGCGGTCGTACGTCTTCCTGACGCCCAGGTGACCAGACTCATCGTGGGAAATCTGCAACACCACAGTACGAAACCTAAATGGCACCACGACTTGATAAATCGGTTCACCCACAAAATGTTCGCTCTGGGGCACCCACTTTCTCATCAAGACCTCATTCTTGATGAAATAACATTGAGTGTTATTTTTTACCTCACCAGAAGGCCGCACCATGTCCAGCAAACTCTTGAGAGAACTGTCAGCACGCTGCTCC
This is a stretch of genomic DNA from Pagrus major chromosome 10, Pma_NU_1.0. It encodes these proteins:
- the rgp1 gene encoding RAB6A-GEF complex partner protein 2 → MIEVVASMARGPVFLAGELMECLITFTNPMSHLSTSASSEMLAWASAQIHCQFHASEGRVALPAQGNKQDVQAESDTVLIPSRGERGQCVLDTPPKILFCDLRLDPGESKTYSYSEIVPIDGPPSFRGQAVKYVYKLTIGCQRVNSPIKLLRVPFRVLVLQGMPDPPFPQDEEVSPSNPFLEEEDASRRDARPLERALDMLMVTTSRRCPHMFNITNMRGKVAKFCIFKTVYRLGEDIIGTFNFSEGDIPCLQYSVSLQSEEEIQKEYQRRPGQAVSVTGHGRHMESCLHTASSHFSLPIPLNVTPGFSTEIVILRWRLHFEFVTAREPMEPPTVLQNQSEVTVWSGAEHVDVDTFSWDLPIKVLPTNPALASYMSHFTGTNSINI